A window from Rhizosphaericola mali encodes these proteins:
- a CDS encoding AAA family ATPase, with protein sequence MENIPIGEDVKTQVKNCIYNPKIFILPPWEEIYKTDQERKQTWEEAVKTFETMKQTYLEFGYHAIEIPKGSVEDRCSCLLSHLQ encoded by the coding sequence ATGGAAAATATTCCTATCGGAGAGGATGTAAAAACTCAGGTAAAGAATTGTATCTATAATCCAAAAATATTTATTCTTCCTCCCTGGGAAGAAATATATAAAACAGACCAAGAGAGGAAACAGACTTGGGAGGAAGCAGTTAAGACGTTCGAGACCATGAAGCAGACCTATCTTGAATTTGGCTACCATGCCATAGAAATTCCAAAAGGTTCTGTAGAAGACAGATGCAGTTGTCTGCTTTCTCACCTTCAGTAA
- a CDS encoding HesA/MoeB/ThiF family protein encodes MGRYDYVIDGTDNFSSRYLINDACALLGKPLLYGAVSQYEGQLAVFNVADKKGMRTIYRDVFPKPPREGEIRNCAEAGVLGVLPGIVGTIQAAEVIKLVTGIGKPLVNQLLTYNVLSQETYTLELTKEPSTRQLMPVTPQAFMSRQ; translated from the coding sequence ATTGGCAGATATGACTATGTTATAGACGGTACGGATAATTTTTCTTCGCGTTATTTGATCAACGACGCCTGCGCCTTACTGGGCAAACCTTTGCTTTACGGAGCTGTTTCACAATATGAAGGTCAGTTGGCCGTATTCAACGTGGCGGACAAAAAGGGTATGAGAACGATCTATCGGGATGTTTTCCCCAAGCCGCCACGGGAAGGGGAAATACGTAACTGTGCAGAAGCAGGCGTATTGGGTGTGCTGCCCGGCATCGTCGGAACGATACAAGCTGCGGAAGTGATAAAGCTGGTGACCGGAATCGGCAAGCCTTTGGTCAATCAATTACTTACCTATAACGTACTAAGCCAGGAAACCTATACGCTTGAACTCACCAAAGAGCCGAGCACCAGGCAACTGATGCCGGTCACCCCACAGGCGTTCATGAGCCGGCAATAG